Proteins encoded within one genomic window of Arachis ipaensis cultivar K30076 chromosome B08, Araip1.1, whole genome shotgun sequence:
- the LOC107613494 gene encoding probable helicase MAGATAMA 3 isoform X2, protein MKLVAVCISVEVGDPAQLPATVISDVAKNHGYGTSLFERLMQAGYPVKMLKTQYRMHPELFRDTLTWILSGFYCYFVWAKCY, encoded by the exons ATGAAACTTGTTGCTGTGTGTATTAGTGTTGAG GTTGGTGATCCTGCACAGCTTCCAGCAACTGTAATTTCAGATGTTGCTAAGAATCATGG ATATGGCACAAGCTTATTTGAAAGATTGATGCAAGCTGGCTATCCAGTTAAAATGTTGAAGACCCAATACCGAATGCATCCTGAG TTATTTAGGGATActctaacatggattctaagtggatTCTATTGCTATTTCGTATGGGCTAAG tgttatTAG
- the LOC107613494 gene encoding probable helicase MAGATAMA 3 isoform X1: MKLVAVCISVEVGDPAQLPATVISDVAKNHGYGTSLFERLMQAGYPVKMLKTQYRMHPELFRDTLTWILSGFYCYFVWAKVYLEHLEQGVGG, translated from the exons ATGAAACTTGTTGCTGTGTGTATTAGTGTTGAG GTTGGTGATCCTGCACAGCTTCCAGCAACTGTAATTTCAGATGTTGCTAAGAATCATGG ATATGGCACAAGCTTATTTGAAAGATTGATGCAAGCTGGCTATCCAGTTAAAATGTTGAAGACCCAATACCGAATGCATCCTGAG TTATTTAGGGATActctaacatggattctaagtggatTCTATTGCTATTTCGTATGGGCTAAG GTGTATTTGGAGCACTTGGAACAAGGTGTTGGTGGCTAA